TTTCCCAGCGGGTATTACAGTCATCGTGTAGCCCTTGCAGCGTGTTGGTCTTGTACTCTAGTATTTTATTTCTAAAATAAGGAAACTTCTTGAGTCCGTGGTTGTCCCATTGAATTTCAGGGCGAAAAGAACTGGAGTGTTGCGTTGCAATCTTCTGAAGTGCAAGCTGACGGGGATTCAAAAACTTCCGCTTGGGGCGACGCAATGCGTGCAAAGCGTTGGGGTGGTTAGAGGTTGTTTGGTGCACATTCAACCCCACGATGTCAAACTGTCCTCCTTGTTGGTGATAGTTTCGGGCGTACTCCTGAGTGTACTCCAGTAGCGTAAAATCTACCACAGAAGCTTTGGCAAAATCAAGTATAATATGACGATTGCTGCCTATGTTGTCGAGTAGTTTTTTTACTCTCAGTAGATTATAAAAGTTGGCAATGCCGATAATGCTGATGTGGTAAGTGTTTTCGGTTTCGTGTGTGTAGCTAATATTGGGGCGAAACAAATCTGAGAAAAAGTTTTGGTAGTTTTTACGCGAAAAAGCATGGTGCACGCCCAAGGTAAATAATATGCCTATCAGAATACCCCAGAGTAATCCGAAAAACAGGGTAGACAACAACGTGGCAAGCATGATTGCCAATTGCTCCCAGCCTTTGCGATAAGCATCTCTAAAAACCCTGGGTGCGGCCAGTTTATACCCTGTATAAATCAAAATTGCTGATAAGGCCGCCCTGGGTATTTCCCGGATGATAGCGCCAAAAAACACGACAAAAATAAGCAGGATAATGCCGTGATAAAAGTTAGACCATTTGGTGAGTGCCCCATTATTTACATTGACCGAACTGCGCGCCACTACAGTAATGGTGGGCAAGCCCCCTATCAACCCCGACAGTACCGTACTAAAACCTACAGCTGCCAGGTCTTGGTTTGCGTGGGTGGGGCGTTTGTAAGGATCAATTTTTTCTATGGCTTTGCTGCTCACCAGGCTTTCTATAGTGGCAAGCAAGGTGATTTGTAGTACCAATACCCAAAAAGTAACCGTACTTATTTTACTAAAATCAGCCATGGCAAAGCCGTCTTTTAGATTTTTAGGGATATTTACTAGATGTTGGGGACCTACCTGATAACTTTTGTTAAATAACGGGATGGTGTGTTCTTTGAAGAAATTGAACAAAAACACCAGAGGAATAGCAAATAGCAGTACCCAAACTGGCGCAGGCACAAATTGAACAACTTTATTTTTGAACTGGGAGTAAGCCACCAATATAACCAGGCTTATGGTGGATATAATGGTAATAAAAGGATTTTGGGTCATAAAAGTAGTCGGTACTGCCATCAATACCTGTATAGTATTGCCTGTTTTGGGGGCTACCCCGCCCAGTGCCACGTGTAGCTCTTTCGATAAAATCATAACCCCAATTGCTGCCAGCATACCCTGAATAACCGATACGGGTAATAAGTCGCTTATTTTGCCCCACTTGAGCAGCCCAACCACTATTTGGATACCCCCGGCTACAATAAAGGCGGCCAGCAGGTATTGGTAACCATTGAGCAAGCCTACTCCAGTTGCCACTACTACTATAAGGCTGTTGGCAGGTCCGTTGATGGCCACATGGCTACTTCTGAACAGCGTAGTAACCGTGCCCCCAATGATTGCCGCCATGATACCTGCCATAGGGCTTACCCCTGACGATAAGGCAATGCCAATAGACAGGGGCAGTGCCACCAGCGATACGCTAAATGCCGCAATTAAATCTATGCGCCAATGTTTGGTAATTCCTTTAAAACCGGTTGCAGGTGTATTTTGTATAAATATCATGGATTGTACTCTTATTGCTTTTTTGTACCGTGGGATTAAAATAAACGCTATGTTGGGAGGTGTTTTATTTGTTTTGAGGAGGAGTATGAGTTTTACTTTTTTCACAAAAAGTGTGTGTCAAAAAGGAGTATTTTCCCTTGATAATGTAGCCCGGTAAAAATTCTATTGAAGCACTATTAAACTGACTACATTGCTTCGCCTCAAATAGGAATAAGTTCAAAATAAGTTTCCAGATTTTGGAAGTACACTCCCCATTAACTGCAAACATATTTCTAAATATATAAAAAGCATCAGTTTTTCACCAAATTAATTGTATGTTTACCGCCTGTAAAATGAATCCACCAGAGGTTTTTGGCTGGTGGGCAAAACCTTCTGCTCAACCGCTCGACTGCTTGCTTTTTGACTAAAATTTTATGAATAAAACTGCCAAGGTACACCTTGCCTTATTTACCGTAAATTTAATTTATGCAACCAACTATGTAGTGGCTTCCAAAATAATGAAAGACGCTTACATTACACCTTTTGCTATTATTTTATTAAGGGTGTGTGGGGCTTCTCTGTTGTTTTGGTTTTTTCAGGCGTTTACTTTCAACGAAAGGGTTCAGAAAACCAGCGACTACCTGCGTTTTGCTTATTGTGCCTTGTTTGGGGTAGTCATCAATCAACTGCTCTTTTTCAAAGGGCTGTCTATGACCGTGCCCATTGATGCATCCATTATACTTACTTCGTCACCTATACTGGTATTGCTTGCCTCAGTCATCATTCTCAAAGAAAAAGTAACCTGGCTTAAGTTATTAGGGATCATATTGGGAGCCATTGGTGCAGTAATGTTGATCGGTGGCGGTGATTTTTCTTTTAAAGGAGAAAATACCTGGGGCAACCTGTTGGTATTGCTCAATGCCAGTTCGTATAGTGTGTATTTGGTGGTAGTCAAACCATTGATGCGCCGTTATCAAGCGTTTACCGTAGTCAAATGGGTGTTTTTGTTTGGCTGTATAGGTGTACTGCCTTTTGGCTGGAGCGAAGTGCAACAAGTGCAATGGAGTACCATGCCAGGCTGGGTGTACCTTATCCTGGGTTTTATAGTAGTAGGGGTTACTTTTCTGGCTTACTTGCTCAATGCCTGGGCACTACGGTTTGTAAGCTCTACTTTGGTGGCATTTTATATTTACCTACAGCCTGTGCTCACCAGTATTATAGCAGTGCTAAGCAGCCAGGACGAATTGACTTTTAAAAAAGTACTGTTTTCGTTATTGATCTTTACCGGTATATTTTTGGTGAGTTACAGTGGGGCACAAGAGGCTAAAAAACGAAAGAAACCAGAAGAAGTGTAGCCGCAGAAAGTCGACCACAAGTTGTCTATCCCTGATCGTTTGTGGTTTGTGGGGTGTCTTCCAACGTTTTCTTTTTTTGCGCCGTCTTTTTTTCCTTTACCTTAGTGGCTTGGTTAATACTGACCCCCATCACCAACAGATCGTCAATCTGCGGCTTTTTACCTTTCCACTCCTCAAAAGTGCTATCTAGTATTTGCTCCTGCTCAACCATAGGGCGTTGATGAATTGCCAACAGCAAAGTTTTTAATTGCGACTTATTAAACAACCTGTTTTTGTAATTGGGTTGATCTACGTAGCCATTGGTAAACATATACAACTTGTCATTTTCTTCCAGTTTTAGGCGGTGTGTTTCAAAAGATTTCTCTTTGATAAACCTGCCTACAGGTTGTTTGTCAGCCTTTACCTCCAACAATGTATACTCACCTTGTTGCATAGACCTTATCTGAGCGTTGAACTGGAAGTTTTCCAAGGCTTTGGTAGGGCGTATAATATGCAAAGCGTTGTAAGCCCCCGCATATTGCAGTTCCATTTTTTCAAGGTCATACATGGCTAGAGCCATTTCTATGCGTCCCTTGTTACTTTCTTCACCTGCCTCATCATTATGGTGCCTAATGGTTTGTTTTACCTTTTCGCGCAGTTGGTCTAAAATCTCTCCAGCGCTCAGCTCCATGTGGTCGCGTACAATGTTGTTCAAAAACGAAATGGCAAGCATGCCTGTCACTGCGCTAGGTACCCCGTGTCCGGTGCAATCAGCCGTTACAATTACTACATAAGGCTTCACTTTTTTTACCCAATAAAAATCACCACTTAAAATTTCGCGGGGCTTAAACAAGACAAAATGATCGGTAAGTACCCGATTGCGTTTTTTCATATTGGGCAACAACACCTTTTGTATTTCGCTGGTATATACCATGCTGTCATAAATATACTCTTGATGTTCAGCTGTTTGCTTTTCGCTTTCAGCAATTTTTTCTTCCTTTAGTTTCAGGGTTTGGTTAGCACCCTTCAGGGCTTCTTCTTTGGTAGAAATCACCTCTTGTTGGTGGGCAATTTCATTACTTTGTGCTCCTACAATTTCTTTTTTCTGGTTTACCAACTCCTTGAAACGCCTTTTTGTCTTTTTATTTTTTCTAAACAGCCATATTAACAATCCGCTGGCGCCAATGCCCACCGTTAGCACCAAAACCAACAACCACAGTGATTTGGCTTGTTCGTTGGCTAGTGTGGCCTTGTGGGCAGTGCGCAACATATCGGTGCGGTGCTGTATCTTCACCTGTGTCTGAAAGCGTTCTTTGGCAAGTGTGTGGCGGTGGCTTTGCGCCAATAAGCTATCGTTGAGTATCTGGTATGCCTTCTGGTAGAGCAATGCATTTTTAGTATCTGCTTGCTTATTATAGTACAAACTCAAAGCTTTTGAGGCATCTCTGGCAATCGTGTGGTTATTGTACTCCAGGCTTTTTTCATACGCTTTTTTAACACATTCAAGGCTTTTTTCCTCATCATCTGCCAAATGCAGCAAACTTAGCCTATAGTAACTTTCAGCAACAAATAACTTAGTTCCCAGCCTGTCAGCGAGCTGTAATACCTGCTCAAAACGTTTGATGGCTTTTAGGTTGTTTTGTTGGGTTTGTTGACTCAAGCCAATGTAGTAATGTTGGGTGAGTATGCCTAAGTGGTGGTGGTGTTTTTGATAAACAGCCAACGCTTTTTTAAATGCCTTGAGTGCTTGACCGGGCTGTTTACGGTTGAGATAAAACATGCCGGTTTTTTGGTGAGTAAGCCCCAATTGTTGAAAATCTTTTTGTTGGGTACATTCTTGTGCCGCTTTTGCAAAGTAGGCCAAGGTTTGAGAGAGGCTGTCTTGTTTGGCAGTGACATCGGCAAGTAACAAGTATATTTGTATCAAGGTTGGTTTTTGTTGGTATTGCTGGGCTGTTTTCAGGCTTTTACTCAATAGTTTCCAGGCAGTATCGAGATCACCGTAGCGACTATAAATTTTTGCCATTTCGATCAGGCATTGTGCCGACTCTTTTGATCGCTTGTCAAGTTTTAGCAAACTGTCAGCTTTTTTATACCAAGTAATTGCTTCAGCGGGTTTATTCTGAGTATACAAAAACTTGCCTTTAGTTTTAGATAAATCAATGAGCCCCTGTCGGTAATTGATGCTGGAAGCGTGCTTAAAGGCTTGGGTGAGGTAAAGTTTGGCTTTAAGGGGGCGATTTACAACGTATGCATTGCTCAACTGACTCAAGATTTGAATCCGGACAGTGTCAATAAAAGCCTCGCTTAGCTCTTGCTCCAAACTATCGGTTTGAGCCAAAGAAAGTCCATTTTGCCCTTTAACAGCGGGAAAGCTTATGTTCAATAGCAGGATTAAGAGTATCCATTTATACATATATAGGGTTTTGTTTCGAGGGATTTTGTGTATTTAATAATTTTTTACTTATAAAACAATTATTGCTCCCTGATTATAGATTATAAACATAGTAGTCTGAGCAGACACTTTTATAGCCTAACAATTTATTTACCAAATAGTTGTAAAGGCTACTTTTTTCTGGATATACCCTCCGTTGATTGAAATAAAATATTTTTTGTTTAACATAATATTAAGTTATTAAACAATTATTAGAAACACCTGCAATGAAAGGCACAAAGCAAATAGGCAAACCCAGAGAAAGGGGAAAAAAGAGGGTGGGAGAGTGACCAAACCAAAAACAACAAAGCCCCTGACCGAACGATCAGGAGCTTTGCTATATTATATAGTTTAATATGTCAATTAGAAGTTATTCTTATACATCCAGTTCAAAGCAGCCTGGTCGCCGCTGGTAAAAGGACGATCACTACCGTCGGTACAAGCCAACATCCAAGATCCGTTATCAGCCAAATCAGCGTCTTTTAAAGTGCCAGGAATGTTGATAGCACCTACATCACTTGCGCCTTCGTTTGCGGTACTGCCACCACAGCTAATAGAGCGGTCAAAGTAGTCGGTATGACGGAAACCAATGCAGTGCCCCATTTCGTGTCCAATGATGGTAGCAATTCCATCAGTACTCAATCCGTAAGAAGACTCAAGTACTCCACTCATTTTAATTTCATTGTAAGGGTTGCCATTGGTTGGAAAACCAGCTGAACCTAATACACCTCGTTGTTCATCTGTTCTGCTCAAACGAGTCATTTTGATGTCAGCGTTCCAAGATGAAGTAGTACGAGAAAAGGTAAGGTCTAAGCCCAAAGCATTGTAACGACTGATGGCTTCGTCTAAGCCAGCCAACATTGCAGAACTGTAGCCTCTGTAACCAGTAGGTGCATAAATGGTGATGTTACGATTGCCGTTCGTGTTTACCACATTACTGGTACGGAACTGCTCGCTTTTTCCAACGACTAGATTGTGTTGCTTGGGTGTGCTGTTCAAATCTGTCTCAGAAAGGAAAATATCGCCTTCTACAATGTAACCACCATCGGTTTTTATTACTCCAGTGTTGGTAAAGCCTAAAGCATTGATCTGGTGTAATACTTTTTCAGAAACTTTGTTGTTAGGTGCAACATTTTTCTCGTCATTTTGCTTACAAGCAAAAGTAAAAGTAAGTATCGCGATTAAAGCGGCGGAAGATAATTTTGATAAAATTTTCATCATGTAATATATATTTGTTGAGTGTAATATTATGGTTGTAAATGTATGGTAGTTATTTTTATTACACAAATTTTGTTTCGGAATTTACAAACAGCATGTTTTTGTTAATGTTATGATTATCAGGTATTTAAATTATTTTTTATTTGTATAAAATAGTAGTATTTACTATATAAAATGAGAAATATCCCTATATGTAATAGGTATAATTACTATAGATTAGGGGTGTATGTTTTTTCCGATATGATAATATAAGTATTATATATTAATATTATATGATTACATGATCATAACTAATTATGATATGCTTTTGGTACTATTTTGCTCTAAACAAAAAAAACAAGGTTGGAGTAATGATCCAACCTTGTCAACTTATTATTTAAACAAAACGCAAAAATAATTACTTGTATAATACATCTTTTTTATGCCTTTTCACCTCCTTTAGTTTGTACTTTTGGTAAGGGCAAGCTACCTACCTATCCAGTGATATATGCAGGTTTGTACTATTTCATTTTAAGGCAAAAAAAAACAAGATTGAAGCATAGCTCCAACCTTGTTCCCTTATTTTTTAAACAAAACGCAGTGGTAATTCCTTATCTGACCACCACTTTCTGTATTTTTTGTCCCCCCTTGGTTTGTACTTTTATTAAGTAGATGCCTTTGGGTAAGTTGCCTACCTTAAATTGTTGAGTAGCTTCTCCATTGTTGGCTTGAGCCACTTTACGCATCATACTTCTACCATTGATACTTACCAAAGTAAAGCTTACCTGGCTATTGTTGGCTGCTTGAGCCTTTACCGTTACCACGTCAGTAGCAGGATTGGGCGATACGCTTACTTCTTCTAACAGAATTGGGAAGCGCTCAGTTTGGCTGGCAAAGGTAGCCGTACCACTTGGAGCAATATTGATGGTATAGTCTTCTACTTCACCATAATTGAATGTTCCACAAGAAGTCGGAATAGCGTTGTACCTCATAGATACCCGCATACGAGTGCTGCCAGTAGTCACCGATGTGGGTATATTGATTGTACCTGAAACAGGAGTGTTTCTGGTAGCTGCCTGGGTAAACACTTGTTCTCCGGCATCAGTAAAGTCACCATCACGGTTAAAGTCAATCCAAACGCTGTAGCCTTCATTATATACAGTGCCTGTCCATACGGGGGTAATCGTAATGGTATTACTTGACCCTTGTGCCAAAGACGTAGAGGTAGAAGTAAAGTCGGTATAGCCATTGCTTCCGTTCGAAGAGTTATCTATGCTGCCCAACTGTACCCTGCCAATATATTCTTCGGTAGAGTTGTTACCCTCAGAGGCACAATAAACCAAAGGAGGAGTACTGGCCTCTACCCGTACATGGTCTATAGCAATATCGCTTTGCCAGCCACTAGAGCCTGTACCTGTGGTTACTGTAAACCTCACCGATACATTGCTGCCTTTGTAAGCATTCAGGTCAATGGTTTGGGTAGTCCAGCTATTGCCTTGATCACCCGACTTATTAAAAATCTCTGCCCAGCTGCTACCATTGGTGCTTACTTCAGCCTTAAGGTTGTTTACTTGCGACCCATACATGTGGTAGTCAAATTTAAGCGTAGGGCTGCTTACGGCCGATAGGTCAAAACAAGGACTGATCAAAGTAGCCGTTTTTGCCGGATAATTAGAGCCAGACGCTTCTACATACATATAAAATGAACCATTGTTGGCAGCCGAAGGTCCGGTACTGTTGGATGCCGTACCACCTGACTGGCGGGTCCAGTTGATGTCGTCTGCTGATGATTGTACCCAGGCACCCAACCCCGTTTCGAAGCTTTCGTTGTAAGGAAATGCTGTAATACAACTTGCCGGAGTGCCAGTAGTAAAACTTGCCGAAGCAGAATAAGCACTTGAGCCATTGCTACAGTTGGTTCTTACCTGAAACTCATAAGTAGTCCCTTCAACCAAACCCGATACATTGGTAGACGTTCCGTTTACTCCATTGACTGTTGCCCAGTTGGCGCTGCCTTGAGCTCTGTAGCGTACATCATAAGTGGTTGCGCCGTTTACTGCGCTCCAGTTAAGTGTAGCCGAAGTAGTCGCAAGGTTAGAAGTAGTGAGGCCACCTGCAACTGCACAAGCTGAGCTGCCAGTAGTAATACCTGTTACAATGATAGAAAAAGCCTGGTTACCACCGTTCAAAGCACCTTTATGATTGACTGTAATAGTATAAGTGCCTGCGCCAGGATTGGCAATAAATACCTTCTCTACATTGTCGCGGTCGTTATCACCTTTAGTAGCCGCTGCACTTGGGTTGGCTGGGTTGAGTATCCAAGGTTGGTAAGTGTTACCATTGCCCGAAAGACGCAAATCCAAATCATTGACCAACATACGGTTAGTAGGATCAAGCGCGGGTGCAGTGGGTGTACCTGGAGCGTCGGTCCATACTATGGTAGCCACCAAAGGTTCGTTGCCCGTAGCGTTTACCTGAATAGAATAAGTACCATTGTTATTCAAAGTTTCTTCTTCTATTTTAGACGATACATTGCGGTTGGTAATTACATCAGCCGCTGCTTTGGTATTCATCAAACCCCAACCATTTGAATAATCAGGACCATTGGCATTGCCTGCTTCGTCGGCAGTGTGAATCACCAACGCCTTAAGGGTAGCTGCACGCATAAAGCTCCCTCCATTCTTATTTTTATAGTGTTGTTGTAGTAGTCCCAAAGACCCGGTTACACTAGGCGAAGACATCGACGTACCACTTTTATTACCGTAGTCGGTATCGCTGCCACTATCTGGCGAGAAAAGACTGGCACCATTTGCCACAAGGTCTGGTTTGATCCGTCCATCGTCGGTAGGTCCCCAAGAGCTAAAACTGGTTTGCACCACGTCAGAAGGTTGCGAATAACCCGAACTGATGTCGTTTACTGCACCTATAGTCAATATATTCTTGGCTACCCCACCTGCGCCTATACAATCATAGTCACCATCTCTTTTGCGAAAAGCAGTAGAATTTACCCAGCTAGTGCCATTGTAGTATTGGTGGCTGCCCGAATGGTTGTCGTTACGGTCGTTACCCGCCGCTTTACAAATCAGGTAAAAAGGTGCATCAAAGGCAATTTGGTCCATGTCTTTAGAGTAATCGCTGTAAAAACCAAACCTGTAGTCTTCAGTAGTGCTGATGTTTACATCGCCGTACCAGCGCCAGCCACTTCCACTAAATGCCCATCCAGTAATAAAACCATACGAGTGGTTAGACAGTAGCAAGCCGTTTGAGGCAGCATTTGCCATTTCGGCAAGGTCGCTGTTCCAGTCATAGGCATGAATAGTAGCGTTGGGTGCCATTCCTTTGGCATTACTGCTTACCCCGGCAGCTCCCATAG
This window of the Microscilla marina ATCC 23134 genome carries:
- a CDS encoding SulP family inorganic anion transporter, yielding MIFIQNTPATGFKGITKHWRIDLIAAFSVSLVALPLSIGIALSSGVSPMAGIMAAIIGGTVTTLFRSSHVAINGPANSLIVVVATGVGLLNGYQYLLAAFIVAGGIQIVVGLLKWGKISDLLPVSVIQGMLAAIGVMILSKELHVALGGVAPKTGNTIQVLMAVPTTFMTQNPFITIISTISLVILVAYSQFKNKVVQFVPAPVWVLLFAIPLVFLFNFFKEHTIPLFNKSYQVGPQHLVNIPKNLKDGFAMADFSKISTVTFWVLVLQITLLATIESLVSSKAIEKIDPYKRPTHANQDLAAVGFSTVLSGLIGGLPTITVVARSSVNVNNGALTKWSNFYHGIILLIFVVFFGAIIREIPRAALSAILIYTGYKLAAPRVFRDAYRKGWEQLAIMLATLLSTLFFGLLWGILIGILFTLGVHHAFSRKNYQNFFSDLFRPNISYTHETENTYHISIIGIANFYNLLRVKKLLDNIGSNRHIILDFAKASVVDFTLLEYTQEYARNYHQQGGQFDIVGLNVHQTTSNHPNALHALRRPKRKFLNPRQLALQKIATQHSSSFRPEIQWDNHGLKKFPYFRNKILEYKTNTLQGLHDDCNTRWEIFDITFVKGLLSDAEVYYATVHILYLPFKIPVFVLEKEALLDKLKKFAGYGDINFKEHKEFSSRFLLKGVDKAYITYLFNEELIDFLQSQETYHLESNGTAICIFKNIRHSSPTETENMLEFGRNLLKHLKT
- a CDS encoding DMT family transporter → MNKTAKVHLALFTVNLIYATNYVVASKIMKDAYITPFAIILLRVCGASLLFWFFQAFTFNERVQKTSDYLRFAYCALFGVVINQLLFFKGLSMTVPIDASIILTSSPILVLLASVIILKEKVTWLKLLGIILGAIGAVMLIGGGDFSFKGENTWGNLLVLLNASSYSVYLVVVKPLMRRYQAFTVVKWVFLFGCIGVLPFGWSEVQQVQWSTMPGWVYLILGFIVVGVTFLAYLLNAWALRFVSSTLVAFYIYLQPVLTSIIAVLSSQDELTFKKVLFSLLIFTGIFLVSYSGAQEAKKRKKPEEV
- a CDS encoding SpoIIE family protein phosphatase is translated as MYKWILLILLLNISFPAVKGQNGLSLAQTDSLEQELSEAFIDTVRIQILSQLSNAYVVNRPLKAKLYLTQAFKHASSINYRQGLIDLSKTKGKFLYTQNKPAEAITWYKKADSLLKLDKRSKESAQCLIEMAKIYSRYGDLDTAWKLLSKSLKTAQQYQQKPTLIQIYLLLADVTAKQDSLSQTLAYFAKAAQECTQQKDFQQLGLTHQKTGMFYLNRKQPGQALKAFKKALAVYQKHHHHLGILTQHYYIGLSQQTQQNNLKAIKRFEQVLQLADRLGTKLFVAESYYRLSLLHLADDEEKSLECVKKAYEKSLEYNNHTIARDASKALSLYYNKQADTKNALLYQKAYQILNDSLLAQSHRHTLAKERFQTQVKIQHRTDMLRTAHKATLANEQAKSLWLLVLVLTVGIGASGLLIWLFRKNKKTKRRFKELVNQKKEIVGAQSNEIAHQQEVISTKEEALKGANQTLKLKEEKIAESEKQTAEHQEYIYDSMVYTSEIQKVLLPNMKKRNRVLTDHFVLFKPREILSGDFYWVKKVKPYVVIVTADCTGHGVPSAVTGMLAISFLNNIVRDHMELSAGEILDQLREKVKQTIRHHNDEAGEESNKGRIEMALAMYDLEKMELQYAGAYNALHIIRPTKALENFQFNAQIRSMQQGEYTLLEVKADKQPVGRFIKEKSFETHRLKLEENDKLYMFTNGYVDQPNYKNRLFNKSQLKTLLLAIHQRPMVEQEQILDSTFEEWKGKKPQIDDLLVMGVSINQATKVKEKKTAQKKKTLEDTPQTTNDQG
- a CDS encoding M57 family metalloprotease; translated protein: MMKILSKLSSAALIAILTFTFACKQNDEKNVAPNNKVSEKVLHQINALGFTNTGVIKTDGGYIVEGDIFLSETDLNSTPKQHNLVVGKSEQFRTSNVVNTNGNRNITIYAPTGYRGYSSAMLAGLDEAISRYNALGLDLTFSRTTSSWNADIKMTRLSRTDEQRGVLGSAGFPTNGNPYNEIKMSGVLESSYGLSTDGIATIIGHEMGHCIGFRHTDYFDRSISCGGSTANEGASDVGAINIPGTLKDADLADNGSWMLACTDGSDRPFTSGDQAALNWMYKNNF
- a CDS encoding S8 family serine peptidase produces the protein MINKKAMTVCLLLLAALVVTPVMAQQRYSQRQTQKLKGLSNAYTAKYKTQRARAYARALKAKLPLRVVTKDRVIELQGFSRPNGGTPLYFTNFNLNAARTISTDKVQAQLGLTGTGIVLGIWDGGKVRTTHQEFGNRVTQQDNATTLSSHATHVAGTMGAAGVSSNAKGMAPNATIHAYDWNSDLAEMANAASNGLLLSNHSYGFITGWAFSGSGWRWYGDVNISTTEDYRFGFYSDYSKDMDQIAFDAPFYLICKAAGNDRNDNHSGSHQYYNGTSWVNSTAFRKRDGDYDCIGAGGVAKNILTIGAVNDISSGYSQPSDVVQTSFSSWGPTDDGRIKPDLVANGASLFSPDSGSDTDYGNKSGTSMSSPSVTGSLGLLQQHYKNKNGGSFMRAATLKALVIHTADEAGNANGPDYSNGWGLMNTKAAADVITNRNVSSKIEEETLNNNGTYSIQVNATGNEPLVATIVWTDAPGTPTAPALDPTNRMLVNDLDLRLSGNGNTYQPWILNPANPSAAATKGDNDRDNVEKVFIANPGAGTYTITVNHKGALNGGNQAFSIIVTGITTGSSACAVAGGLTTSNLATTSATLNWSAVNGATTYDVRYRAQGSANWATVNGVNGTSTNVSGLVEGTTYEFQVRTNCSNGSSAYSASASFTTGTPASCITAFPYNESFETGLGAWVQSSADDINWTRQSGGTASNSTGPSAANNGSFYMYVEASGSNYPAKTATLISPCFDLSAVSSPTLKFDYHMYGSQVNNLKAEVSTNGSSWAEIFNKSGDQGNSWTTQTIDLNAYKGSNVSVRFTVTTGTGSSGWQSDIAIDHVRVEASTPPLVYCASEGNNSTEEYIGRVQLGSIDNSSNGSNGYTDFTSTSTSLAQGSSNTITITPVWTGTVYNEGYSVWIDFNRDGDFTDAGEQVFTQAATRNTPVSGTINIPTSVTTGSTRMRVSMRYNAIPTSCGTFNYGEVEDYTINIAPSGTATFASQTERFPILLEEVSVSPNPATDVVTVKAQAANNSQVSFTLVSINGRSMMRKVAQANNGEATQQFKVGNLPKGIYLIKVQTKGGQKIQKVVVR